One window of Microbacterium sp. 1S1 genomic DNA carries:
- a CDS encoding ABC transporter ATP-binding protein, translating to MSSENDAAVTPAKSTPRAKTTGLATGPAAPGVKKVDPILVVDAVQRRFGGLTAVDVDHLEIPRGAITALIGPNGAGKTTLFNLLCGFDKPNSGTWSYDGKNLSGIPSFKVARMGQVRTFQLTKSLSLLTVLENMKLGAKDQRGEGFWAGLFPFLWRKQEAEIEQRAHELLVRFKLDAKEQDFAASLSGGQRKLLEMARALMSDPSLVMLDEPMAGVNPALTQSLLDHILDLKDLGMTVLFVEHDMHMVRHIADWVVVMAEGRVVAEGPPETVMEDPAVVDAYLGAHQDVDLGAVTGRLPVISDADAERIREQIETEVEAEVEAEDTEEEKP from the coding sequence TTGTCAAGTGAGAACGACGCGGCCGTCACGCCCGCGAAGAGCACCCCTCGCGCCAAGACCACCGGCCTCGCCACCGGTCCTGCCGCCCCCGGGGTCAAGAAGGTCGACCCGATCCTGGTCGTCGACGCCGTGCAGAGGCGCTTCGGCGGCCTGACCGCCGTCGACGTCGATCACCTGGAGATCCCGCGCGGCGCCATCACGGCGCTGATCGGACCGAACGGTGCCGGCAAGACCACGCTGTTCAACCTTCTGTGCGGCTTCGACAAGCCCAACAGCGGCACCTGGTCGTACGACGGCAAGAACCTCTCCGGGATCCCCTCGTTCAAGGTGGCCCGGATGGGACAGGTGCGCACCTTCCAGCTCACCAAGTCGCTGTCGCTGCTGACGGTGCTGGAGAACATGAAGCTCGGTGCGAAGGATCAGCGCGGCGAGGGCTTCTGGGCCGGCCTGTTCCCGTTCCTGTGGCGCAAGCAGGAGGCCGAGATCGAGCAGCGCGCCCACGAGCTCCTCGTGCGCTTCAAGCTCGACGCCAAGGAGCAGGACTTCGCCGCCTCCCTCTCCGGCGGGCAGCGGAAACTCCTGGAGATGGCGCGGGCCCTGATGAGCGACCCGAGTCTTGTCATGCTGGACGAGCCGATGGCCGGGGTGAACCCGGCTCTCACGCAGTCGCTGCTCGACCACATCCTCGACCTCAAGGACCTCGGGATGACCGTGCTGTTCGTGGAGCACGACATGCACATGGTGCGCCACATCGCCGACTGGGTCGTCGTGATGGCCGAGGGGCGCGTCGTGGCCGAAGGGCCACCGGAGACGGTCATGGAGGACCCCGCCGTCGTGGACGCCTACCTGGGCGCTCACCAGGACGTGGACCTCGGCGCCGTCACCGGTCGTCTGCCGGTGATCTCCGACGCCGACGCCGAGCGCATCAGAGAGCAGATCGAGACCGAGGTCGAAGCCGAGGTCGAGGCCGAGGACACCGAGGAGGAGAAGCCGTGA